The Flammeovirgaceae bacterium genome contains a region encoding:
- the mdh gene encoding malate dehydrogenase, with translation MKVTVVGAGNVGATCADVLAYREIANEVVLIDIKEGLAEGKSLDIWQKAPIDLYDTRTIGSTNDYSKTAKSDVVVITSGLPRKPGMSRDDLIGTNAGIVKSVTENIIKHSPNAIIIVVSNPLDVMTYQAHLTSKLPRTKVFGMAGILDTARYRAFLAEALNVSPKDIQAMLLGGHGDTMVPLPRYTTVAGIPVTELIDRDKLNAILERTKVGGGELVKLMGTSAWYAPGSAAAQMVEAIVRDQRRVFPVCVKLEGEYGINNCYLGVPVILGKNGIEKIIELDLNTEEKALLESSRKAVREVMDVLEKLG, from the coding sequence ATGAAAGTTACTGTTGTTGGTGCCGGTAATGTTGGTGCTACCTGTGCCGATGTATTGGCGTATCGCGAAATCGCAAACGAAGTTGTTTTAATTGATATTAAAGAAGGCCTTGCCGAAGGCAAGTCGCTCGACATCTGGCAAAAAGCACCCATCGATTTGTATGATACACGGACCATCGGCTCAACTAACGATTATTCCAAAACAGCAAAATCTGATGTGGTGGTCATCACTTCCGGGCTTCCACGTAAACCCGGCATGAGCCGCGATGACCTTATCGGTACCAATGCCGGAATTGTAAAATCGGTTACCGAAAATATTATCAAGCACTCACCCAACGCCATCATTATTGTGGTATCCAACCCGCTGGACGTGATGACCTACCAGGCACACCTCACTTCCAAACTACCGCGTACCAAAGTTTTTGGTATGGCCGGCATACTGGACACGGCTCGCTACCGCGCTTTCCTGGCCGAAGCATTAAACGTATCACCTAAGGACATTCAGGCCATGTTGCTGGGCGGCCATGGCGATACGATGGTGCCTCTGCCTCGGTATACTACCGTTGCCGGCATCCCGGTAACCGAACTCATCGATCGCGATAAACTTAACGCCATCCTGGAACGGACTAAAGTAGGCGGTGGCGAATTGGTAAAACTTATGGGTACCTCAGCCTGGTATGCTCCCGGCTCGGCTGCTGCTCAAATGGTTGAAGCTATCGTACGTGATCAGCGAAGGGTATTTCCGGTATGTGTAAAACTGGAAGGCGAATACGGTATTAACAACTGCTACCTGGGCGTGCCTGTTATATTGGGTAAAAACGGAATTGAGAAAATCATTGAACTGGATTTAAATACAGAAGAAAAAGCCTTACTCGAATCCAGCCGCAAAGCTGTACGCGAAGTGATGGACGTGCTCGAAAAATTAGGCTGA
- the tilS gene encoding tRNA lysidine(34) synthetase TilS codes for MLEQFLNHIEKHTLCLKTDRILLAVSGGIDSMVMLDLFFAAGYPVGVAHANFQLRGAESEQDELFVKAVCQHKGIPFFARQFNTTEYAALNNLSIQMAARELRYAWFDELLEKENYNYLSTAHHLNDSIETVLLNWIHGGASEGLLGIPVKNNHIIRPLLFASRKMIETYATEKKLVWREDASNQTDDYPRNFLRHQVVPKLQALNPSLEETFQLGLEKLKAGHALETLAVNQLREAYFKAEESKVIIRKEVFEKIQHPLMLWYLLREYHFTPAVCYDVVQALRAQPGKRFLSPTHQLVIDRTTLIITPHKKFWQPVEITSVQATASLGPWDMTIEPVTGKAISADAGSALLDKDLVKFPLVWRTWKPGDFFYPLGMTHKKKISDFLIDNKVPLSDKPHVTVLESAGQIMWVVGYRIDNRFKVTAATQQALQFTLHPHFI; via the coding sequence GTGCTTGAGCAATTTCTGAACCATATTGAAAAGCATACGCTTTGCCTCAAGACCGACCGGATATTACTGGCCGTAAGCGGTGGTATTGATTCGATGGTCATGCTGGATTTGTTCTTTGCAGCAGGCTACCCGGTTGGCGTAGCCCATGCAAACTTTCAACTTCGGGGTGCGGAGTCGGAACAAGACGAATTGTTTGTAAAAGCTGTGTGCCAGCACAAGGGCATTCCCTTCTTTGCCAGGCAATTCAACACCACCGAATACGCTGCACTCAATAACCTTTCCATCCAGATGGCTGCACGCGAACTGCGCTATGCCTGGTTTGATGAATTATTGGAAAAAGAAAATTACAACTACCTGTCTACCGCCCACCACCTGAACGATTCCATTGAAACCGTTTTACTAAACTGGATCCACGGGGGTGCCTCCGAAGGGCTGCTCGGCATACCGGTAAAAAACAACCACATCATCCGGCCGCTGTTGTTTGCCTCGCGTAAGATGATTGAAACGTATGCCACAGAAAAAAAACTTGTGTGGCGCGAAGATGCCAGCAACCAAACGGATGACTACCCGCGAAATTTTCTGCGACATCAGGTAGTTCCAAAACTGCAGGCGCTCAACCCTTCGCTGGAAGAAACGTTTCAACTCGGGCTTGAAAAACTGAAGGCCGGTCATGCACTTGAAACGCTGGCTGTTAACCAATTACGTGAAGCCTATTTTAAGGCCGAAGAAAGCAAGGTCATCATCCGAAAAGAAGTATTCGAAAAAATTCAGCATCCGCTTATGCTATGGTACCTGCTGCGCGAATATCATTTTACACCAGCCGTTTGTTACGATGTTGTACAGGCCCTTCGGGCCCAGCCGGGTAAGCGATTTCTTAGCCCCACGCACCAACTTGTTATCGATCGCACAACACTCATTATTACCCCGCATAAAAAGTTCTGGCAACCTGTTGAAATTACGTCAGTTCAAGCTACAGCTTCACTCGGGCCCTGGGATATGACCATCGAACCGGTTACCGGTAAAGCCATTTCTGCCGATGCCGGTAGTGCCTTGCTGGATAAAGACCTGGTAAAATTTCCGCTGGTATGGCGCACCTGGAAACCGGGTGATTTCTTTTACCCGCTGGGAATGACCCACAAGAAGAAAATCAGCGACTTTCTGATTGACAACAAAGTGCCGCTTTCCGATAAACCCCATGTTACCGTGCTGGAATCGGCCGGGCAGATTATGTGGGTAGTCGGCTATCGGATTGACAATCGCTTTAAGGTTACCGCTGCCACCCAACAAGCCTTACAGTTCACTCTACACCCACATTTTATATAA
- a CDS encoding Organic solvent tolerance protein OstA, with protein MRLIILVFFVLPAGLVVAQSKVNLKQADQLKGGLKDGERYDRVLGNVIFIQNRTTIYCDSAHFYRARNSVEAFGQVRITEGDSVTITAARAEYDGDKRVARLRRNVVFTKLATATLYTDFLDFDRERNEAYYFNNGRLVDSINVLTSNKGYYDVNSNMASFKRNVHVKNPDYTMTSDSLQYNSRTKIIYFRTETTVIDKDNNKAIYEGGEYDTRTKQSDLKKGQAETKAYTLSGIKISLDDARKFYRVKGNAVMTSKEENLTIYGDDVVYDRQRNIGKVYGNAWMAKVTDEGDTLFLSADTLVSIDHQEPAKKRLLAYRNVKIFKTDLQGLADSVEYRQADSTLIFYRNPVLWTEGNQMVADTITMLIENNTISRMFMVFNAFIISVDTLKNYNQMKGRRMTAYFKNKQLDRVVVDGNGESIFFALEDRTNVFMGMNKIICSNITIRFLNGVVNNISFYVKPEAEFIPPHELVKDKTRLKGFVWKEESRPAKYDVVKSQQPPTERNKRLLR; from the coding sequence ATGCGTCTAATCATTTTAGTCTTTTTTGTTCTGCCTGCTGGTTTGGTGGTTGCCCAAAGCAAAGTCAACCTTAAGCAGGCCGACCAGTTGAAAGGCGGGCTGAAGGATGGTGAACGGTATGACCGCGTGCTGGGCAACGTTATCTTTATCCAAAACCGCACAACCATTTACTGCGACTCCGCCCATTTTTACCGGGCGCGCAATTCCGTTGAAGCCTTTGGGCAGGTACGCATCACCGAGGGCGACTCGGTTACGATTACGGCAGCCCGTGCGGAGTATGATGGCGATAAACGGGTGGCCCGGCTACGCAGAAATGTAGTATTCACCAAGCTGGCAACGGCTACCTTGTACACCGATTTCCTTGATTTCGATCGCGAGCGGAATGAGGCCTATTATTTTAATAACGGCCGGCTGGTTGACAGTATTAACGTGCTCACCAGCAACAAGGGCTATTACGATGTAAATTCGAATATGGCCTCCTTTAAGCGGAATGTACATGTAAAAAATCCGGATTACACGATGACCTCCGACAGCCTGCAATACAACTCCCGCACCAAGATTATTTACTTTAGAACGGAAACCACCGTTATTGATAAAGATAACAACAAAGCGATTTATGAAGGCGGAGAATATGACACCCGAACGAAGCAATCCGACCTGAAGAAAGGACAAGCCGAAACAAAAGCCTACACCCTTAGCGGGATAAAAATTTCGCTTGACGATGCACGGAAATTTTACCGGGTAAAAGGTAATGCGGTGATGACCTCGAAAGAAGAGAACCTGACTATTTACGGAGATGATGTAGTGTATGACAGGCAGCGCAACATAGGCAAAGTATACGGCAATGCCTGGATGGCCAAGGTAACGGATGAAGGCGATACGCTTTTTCTTTCGGCTGATACACTGGTATCCATTGATCATCAGGAGCCGGCAAAAAAACGACTGCTGGCTTACCGCAATGTAAAAATCTTTAAAACCGATTTGCAGGGCCTGGCCGATTCGGTGGAATACCGGCAGGCTGATTCAACGCTGATTTTTTACCGAAACCCCGTGTTGTGGACGGAAGGCAACCAAATGGTGGCCGATACGATTACCATGCTAATAGAGAACAATACCATCAGCCGGATGTTTATGGTGTTTAATGCCTTTATCATCTCAGTTGATACGCTTAAAAATTATAACCAGATGAAAGGCCGAAGGATGACAGCTTACTTTAAGAATAAGCAGTTGGACAGGGTGGTGGTTGATGGCAACGGAGAGAGTATTTTCTTTGCCCTGGAAGATCGCACCAATGTTTTTATGGGCATGAATAAGATAATTTGCAGCAACATTACCATCCGGTTCCTGAACGGTGTGGTGAACAACATCAGTTTTTATGTTAAACCGGAGGCGGAATTTATTCCACCACATGAACTGGTGAAAGATAAGACCCGCCTGAAGGGCTTTGTATGGAAGGAAGAAAGCCGGCCAGCCAAATACGATGTAGTAAAAAGCCAACAGCCTCCAACTGAAAGAAATAAAAGGTTATTACGTTAA
- a CDS encoding T9SS type A sorting domain-containing protein: MKKLLLLACGLLVAVVLPAQSFEVTGLQENYRGFIGELITAPLTIKNTSQKAITLVIRKSSAQIGGTQRYFICLTAYCETEQISEDLTIRLEPGQSFVNWSVALEAGLVPLTSIARYRITNVANPAETVEVEYTFITEEKPARTEIFNSRLITIHDVYPNPVTDYATINYRLSTETVRAKIVIHNILGSRLSEIELPFPETQVKIRADDLSGGIYFYTLYLDNEGVMTRKLIVKK, encoded by the coding sequence ATGAAAAAGCTTCTGCTGTTGGCTTGCGGGCTTTTGGTTGCTGTAGTTTTACCGGCCCAGAGTTTTGAAGTTACCGGACTGCAGGAAAATTACAGGGGCTTTATTGGTGAACTGATTACCGCACCCCTAACCATTAAAAATACTTCCCAAAAGGCAATTACCCTTGTCATCCGGAAGAGTTCCGCTCAAATCGGGGGTACACAACGGTATTTTATTTGCTTAACGGCCTACTGCGAAACGGAGCAGATTAGTGAGGATTTAACTATACGACTGGAGCCTGGCCAAAGTTTTGTCAATTGGTCGGTTGCTTTGGAAGCCGGCCTGGTACCCTTAACCAGTATTGCCCGTTACCGGATTACCAACGTGGCTAATCCGGCCGAAACCGTTGAAGTTGAATACACTTTTATTACAGAAGAGAAACCGGCCCGTACAGAAATTTTCAATTCGCGCCTCATCACCATACACGATGTGTATCCCAACCCGGTAACCGATTATGCCACTATTAATTACCGGCTTAGCACCGAAACGGTGCGGGCAAAAATCGTCATCCACAATATTTTGGGTAGCCGGTTGTCAGAAATTGAGTTGCCATTTCCTGAAACCCAGGTGAAGATAAGGGCCGATGATCTGAGCGGGGGCATCTACTTTTACACCCTGTACCTTGATAACGAAGGGGTAATGACCCGCAAACTCATTGTTAAAAAATAA
- the bamD gene encoding outer membrane protein assembly factor BamD, translated as MRLITVVFAVSILLLGTSCGKFRKIEKNPDWRVKYEASLAYYAKKDYYRASVLLEQIMPVIRGLPEAERAQFNLAYCQYYQKMYLLASEQFRTFYETYGRSALAEEGRYMYAYSLYKSSPDSNLDQTESVQAMTSMQEFLNRYPASKFRDQALEVIFTIQARLEEKGFANARQYYKLRNYKAAIVALGNFINNFPDSKYVEEAHFLIVASHYLLAEQSIQSKQKERYQSVVNDYIEFLDRYPNSSYLKEAERYYVDSLDKLGKLKS; from the coding sequence ATGCGGTTAATAACTGTTGTTTTTGCAGTTTCTATCCTTCTTTTGGGTACTTCTTGCGGCAAGTTCCGCAAGATTGAAAAGAACCCCGACTGGCGCGTGAAGTACGAGGCCAGCCTGGCTTATTATGCCAAAAAGGATTATTACCGCGCTTCGGTACTATTGGAACAAATCATGCCGGTAATCCGAGGTTTGCCAGAAGCCGAGCGGGCTCAGTTTAACCTGGCCTATTGCCAGTATTATCAGAAAATGTACCTGCTGGCCAGCGAGCAATTCAGAACGTTTTATGAAACCTACGGGCGCTCGGCCCTGGCTGAGGAAGGCCGCTATATGTATGCGTACTCCTTATACAAATCATCGCCCGACTCCAACCTGGATCAAACCGAGAGCGTACAGGCCATGACCTCTATGCAGGAATTTTTAAACCGGTACCCCGCCAGCAAATTCCGCGATCAGGCTCTGGAGGTGATATTTACCATACAGGCACGGCTTGAAGAGAAAGGATTTGCCAATGCCCGCCAGTATTATAAACTGCGCAATTACAAAGCGGCCATTGTGGCATTGGGCAATTTCATCAACAACTTCCCCGATTCAAAATATGTGGAGGAAGCTCACTTTCTCATCGTAGCTTCGCATTACCTGTTGGCTGAGCAGAGTATTCAATCGAAGCAAAAAGAACGCTACCAGAGCGTAGTGAACGATTACATCGAATTTCTCGATCGGTATCCCAATAGTTCGTATCTCAAAGAAGCAGAACGGTATTATGTAGACAGCCTGGATAAACTGGGCAAATTAAAATCGTAA
- a CDS encoding DNA-directed RNA polymerase subunit omega, with protein MAIQSSIITRDLEKLSAPTGNIYESVVVISNRAKQIAVNLKEELNAKLAEFATTVDNLEEVFENREQIEISKFYERMPKPTSTATEEFLEGKLNFRIRGAEEQAQA; from the coding sequence ATGGCTATACAATCATCAATTATTACACGTGACCTCGAAAAACTTTCGGCACCTACCGGCAACATTTACGAATCGGTTGTAGTTATTTCCAACCGGGCCAAGCAGATTGCCGTTAACCTGAAAGAAGAACTGAATGCCAAGTTGGCTGAATTTGCCACCACGGTGGATAACCTGGAAGAGGTATTTGAAAATCGCGAGCAAATCGAGATTTCCAAATTCTACGAGCGCATGCCCAAACCAACTTCTACGGCAACGGAAGAATTTCTGGAAGGAAAATTGAATTTCCGCATCCGTGGCGCTGAAGAGCAGGCTCAGGCCTGA
- the coaBC gene encoding bifunctional phosphopantothenoylcysteine decarboxylase/phosphopantothenate--cysteine ligase CoaBC, with amino-acid sequence MLQGKRILLGVTGSIAAYKSAVLIRLLVKAGAEVKVLMTPSAKDFITPVTLSTLSKNPVLSDFLKDASGQWNNHVELGLWADVLVIAPASANTLAKMASGICDNLLLAVYLSARCPVVVAPAMDLDMLQHPSTQTNFEKLKSYGNQLIDPTHGELASGLTGTGRMAEPEDIVRWLESFFNSKKKLAGKKALVTAGPTFEAIDPVRFIGNHSSGKMGFAIAETLASEGAQVELVTGPTHLHTNHPGISVKRVTSAEEMFQAVTRVFPQADITVLAAAVADYKPATRADQKIKKKADTLTLELTKTHDIAATLGKQKNNGQFIVGFALETENEQANALKKLEFKNFDLIVLNSLNDPGAGFGHDTNKITLIDRQHQVKKFETKDKQAVARDIVNSIIERLHA; translated from the coding sequence ATGTTGCAGGGCAAGCGTATTTTGCTGGGCGTAACCGGCAGTATTGCCGCGTATAAATCGGCAGTCCTTATCAGGTTGCTGGTGAAAGCCGGTGCCGAGGTAAAGGTGCTGATGACCCCTTCGGCAAAGGATTTCATCACACCCGTTACATTATCAACGCTTTCCAAAAATCCGGTCTTGTCGGATTTTCTTAAAGATGCCAGCGGCCAATGGAACAACCATGTTGAGTTGGGCCTGTGGGCCGATGTGTTGGTGATTGCCCCGGCCAGCGCCAACACGCTTGCCAAAATGGCCAGCGGTATCTGCGATAACCTGTTGCTGGCGGTTTACCTGTCGGCCCGCTGCCCGGTAGTGGTTGCTCCGGCCATGGATCTGGATATGCTGCAGCATCCGTCAACCCAAACCAATTTCGAAAAGCTAAAGTCTTACGGTAATCAGCTAATCGATCCGACCCATGGCGAACTGGCCAGCGGATTGACCGGAACCGGCCGTATGGCCGAGCCCGAAGATATTGTACGTTGGCTCGAATCTTTCTTCAACTCAAAAAAAAAGTTAGCGGGTAAAAAAGCGCTTGTTACGGCCGGACCTACGTTTGAGGCCATCGATCCGGTCCGATTTATCGGCAATCACTCCAGTGGTAAAATGGGCTTTGCCATTGCCGAGACGCTGGCCAGCGAAGGGGCCCAGGTAGAACTGGTAACCGGGCCTACCCACCTGCATACGAACCACCCGGGCATTTCCGTTAAACGAGTAACTTCTGCCGAAGAGATGTTCCAGGCTGTTACACGCGTTTTTCCCCAAGCCGATATAACCGTGCTGGCGGCCGCTGTTGCCGATTATAAACCGGCTACCCGGGCCGACCAGAAAATTAAAAAGAAAGCGGATACATTAACGCTTGAGCTAACGAAGACACACGACATTGCAGCTACACTGGGTAAACAAAAAAATAACGGTCAGTTTATTGTCGGCTTTGCTTTGGAAACCGAAAATGAACAGGCAAATGCATTGAAAAAACTGGAGTTCAAGAATTTTGATCTGATTGTTCTGAACTCCCTGAACGATCCGGGGGCGGGCTTCGGCCACGATACCAACAAGATTACCCTGATTGACCGGCAACATCAGGTTAAGAAATTTGAAACGAAGGATAAACAGGCGGTTGCCCGCGATATTGTAAACTCCATTATCGAACGGCTGCATGCGTAA
- a CDS encoding DUF4835 family protein yields the protein MRNIVVIVLMWLATTSVAQELNCQVSINVGPKVRTVDQSVFRDMKNAFQQFMNSRKWTNDTYLTHEKINCSILININDMPSIGVFNASVQVQAARPVYNTNYTSLIFNFADRDWDFEYLESQPLEYNDNNFISNLTSMLAFYAYMIIGVDNDTFSELGGNPNFQRALQVVNNAQASNRSGWQPVGSIRNRYWLVENYINPQFVEIRRAMYRYHRLALDTFDKNPEQSREIILKCLKDIKKARDINPNAIIVISFFDAKSKELANIFSDGALPVRREAYDLIITMDPSNQSGYEKMIK from the coding sequence ATGCGTAATATAGTGGTGATTGTTTTAATGTGGCTGGCAACCACGTCCGTTGCACAGGAGTTAAACTGCCAGGTAAGCATAAATGTCGGTCCTAAAGTACGCACGGTTGACCAATCGGTTTTCCGCGACATGAAAAATGCGTTTCAGCAGTTTATGAACAGTCGGAAATGGACCAACGACACCTATCTTACACATGAGAAAATCAATTGCAGCATTCTGATCAATATAAATGACATGCCCTCAATTGGCGTGTTTAATGCCTCCGTGCAGGTGCAGGCCGCACGGCCCGTGTACAACACCAATTACACCAGTTTGATTTTTAATTTTGCCGACCGCGACTGGGACTTTGAGTACCTGGAGTCGCAGCCGCTTGAGTATAACGACAACAACTTCATCAGCAACCTCACGTCCATGCTGGCCTTTTATGCTTACATGATCATCGGTGTTGATAACGACACCTTTAGTGAATTGGGCGGAAACCCCAATTTTCAGCGTGCGTTGCAGGTGGTCAATAATGCGCAGGCCTCCAACCGATCGGGCTGGCAGCCGGTGGGCAGCATCCGCAACCGCTACTGGCTGGTGGAGAATTACATCAATCCGCAATTTGTCGAAATCCGCAGGGCCATGTACCGCTACCACCGGCTGGCCCTGGATACCTTTGATAAAAATCCGGAACAAAGCCGCGAAATTATTTTAAAATGCCTGAAGGATATAAAAAAGGCCCGCGACATCAACCCGAACGCCATTATTGTTATTTCCTTTTTTGATGCCAAATCAAAAGAACTGGCCAACATTTTTTCGGATGGTGCCCTGCCCGTCAGGCGCGAAGCGTACGATTTGATTATCACCATGGACCCGTCAAACCAGTCGGGTTATGAAAAAATGATCAAGTAA
- the recN gene encoding DNA repair protein RecN encodes MLLQLTIKNYALIRHLELSPSGNLNVITGETGAGKSIMLGAIGLLTGNRADTKVLWDENEKCITEGVFDIKPYKLQPFFKEENLDYDDQTVIRREISPGGKSRAFINDTPVTLEVLKKLGSRLMDIHSQHETLELGRQAFQLKLIDAYAGNQALLENYEEAWREYTDKKAALQQLEAQANILRQEADYVNFQLDELVKANLEAGEQEDLEDESKVLQHAEEIKERLSAVLEILSRSEAATESTLKEARQYLQGISAYATKYEKLLERLQSVTAELSDLVGELDREENLVEFDPERAAVVTGRLDLIYRLQKKHRVNSVEELLAIQEELQQKAGLTANLDDELNRMREAFENSRAVLKKKAAELSKKRQAVFTPLCTEITRLLKELAIPEAVLKVDHRQTEPGPAGADAVDILFSANKGIAPRPLAQVASGGEFARLMFSVKYVMAEKTEMPTLVLDEIDTGVSGETAFKLGKLMRAMAARHQVLAITHLPQIAARAHTHYVVFKDNHAGKTVSGVKLLTEPERVEEIAKMIGGEKPSKVAVENARELLVG; translated from the coding sequence ATGCTGCTGCAGCTTACCATTAAGAACTATGCGCTTATCCGCCACCTGGAACTTTCGCCATCGGGTAACCTGAATGTGATTACCGGTGAGACCGGAGCCGGAAAATCCATTATGCTGGGCGCCATCGGTTTGCTTACGGGCAACCGGGCCGATACAAAAGTACTTTGGGATGAAAATGAAAAATGCATCACCGAGGGTGTGTTTGATATTAAACCGTATAAACTACAACCGTTTTTCAAGGAAGAGAACCTGGATTATGACGATCAAACGGTAATCCGAAGGGAGATTAGCCCGGGCGGCAAGTCGCGGGCATTTATTAATGATACACCCGTTACGCTGGAGGTGCTTAAAAAACTGGGCAGCCGCCTGATGGATATTCATTCCCAGCACGAAACACTCGAGCTGGGCAGGCAGGCTTTTCAGTTAAAACTGATAGATGCCTATGCCGGCAACCAGGCATTGCTCGAAAACTACGAAGAAGCCTGGCGCGAATACACGGATAAAAAGGCGGCACTTCAGCAACTGGAAGCACAGGCGAATATTTTGCGGCAGGAAGCGGATTACGTGAATTTCCAGCTCGATGAACTGGTAAAAGCAAACCTGGAGGCCGGTGAACAGGAAGATCTGGAAGACGAATCAAAAGTACTTCAGCACGCAGAAGAAATAAAAGAACGGCTCAGTGCCGTGCTTGAGATTCTTTCACGCTCAGAAGCCGCTACTGAATCCACGTTAAAGGAAGCACGGCAGTATTTACAGGGCATTTCAGCATACGCAACGAAGTACGAAAAATTGCTGGAACGGCTGCAGAGCGTTACAGCAGAATTAAGCGACCTGGTAGGCGAACTGGATCGCGAAGAAAACCTGGTTGAATTTGATCCGGAACGCGCGGCCGTGGTTACCGGGCGGCTTGATTTGATTTACCGGCTGCAGAAGAAGCACCGGGTAAATTCTGTTGAGGAGTTACTCGCCATACAAGAGGAACTTCAGCAAAAAGCCGGCCTTACTGCCAACCTGGATGACGAATTGAATCGGATGCGGGAAGCATTTGAAAATTCGCGTGCCGTGTTGAAGAAAAAGGCCGCTGAGTTGAGTAAAAAACGCCAGGCCGTTTTTACTCCGTTGTGCACTGAAATAACCCGGCTGTTAAAAGAACTGGCCATACCCGAAGCGGTGCTGAAAGTGGATCACCGGCAAACGGAGCCCGGACCTGCCGGTGCCGATGCGGTGGATATACTCTTTAGTGCGAATAAAGGTATTGCCCCGCGGCCGCTGGCACAGGTGGCTTCGGGCGGTGAGTTTGCCCGCCTGATGTTTAGTGTAAAGTATGTGATGGCCGAGAAAACCGAAATGCCTACGCTGGTGCTTGATGAGATTGACACGGGCGTATCAGGCGAGACGGCTTTTAAATTGGGCAAGCTGATGCGTGCCATGGCTGCAAGGCACCAGGTGCTGGCCATTACCCATTTACCGCAGATTGCCGCACGGGCACATACCCATTACGTTGTGTTTAAAGACAACCATGCCGGAAAAACCGTTAGCGGGGTGAAGCTGCTTACTGAACCTGAGCGGGTGGAGGAAATTGCCAAAATGATTGGCGGAGAAAAGCCCTCGAAGGTGGCCGTAGAAAACGCGCGGGAGCTGCTGGTGGGGTAG
- a CDS encoding lipocalin family protein, with protein MQCNNTDENALIVQKKKVMEKMSILSLGILVSAAVLISCNDDEKKINHPIVGTWTLLSESASDCTDPLNDYEDTYTCTPDECVTVTFKSNGKFVIKYTEDGDTETEQGTYTISGTEITLCYPDTPPDCETISFVIDGSTLTTTSVDEFDGCTYTVVLIK; from the coding sequence ATGCAATGTAATAATACAGATGAAAATGCGTTAATTGTACAAAAGAAAAAAGTTATGGAAAAAATGAGCATCCTGTCCCTCGGTATTCTTGTCTCTGCCGCTGTTCTTATTTCCTGCAACGATGACGAAAAGAAGATTAACCACCCCATTGTAGGAACGTGGACGCTGCTCTCCGAATCGGCCAGCGATTGCACCGACCCGCTGAATGATTACGAAGACACCTATACCTGCACGCCTGACGAGTGCGTTACCGTTACCTTCAAAAGCAACGGAAAGTTTGTTATTAAGTATACCGAAGATGGCGATACCGAAACCGAGCAGGGTACCTATACAATTTCCGGTACTGAAATCACTCTGTGCTATCCGGATACTCCGCCCGATTGTGAAACGATAAGTTTTGTGATTGACGGCTCAACGCTGACCACTACCAGTGTTGACGAGTTTGACGGCTGCACATATACAGTTGTACTGATTAAGTAG